From a region of the Castanea sativa cultivar Marrone di Chiusa Pesio chromosome 10, ASM4071231v1 genome:
- the LOC142612309 gene encoding putative pectinesterase/pectinesterase inhibitor 20, which translates to MASKLFTFFTFSYFVILALFTSPSYEDTLYNSNPTRLVSPETICESTPHPHYCKTLLPNQTANVYDHCRYSVRKSLSQSHKFLRMIDNNLKRKSTLTKSAIQALKDCRQLAKLNKDFLLSTLQTVSTGKTLSRRKTEHIHTLLSAILTNEQTCLDGLEDAASTWRINKGHTHPVLNYNTKLYSVSLALFTKSWVPKKRRNTIWKPTKKQLGFRNGHLPLKMSSKTRAIYESLSRRKLIKLQGVDNVVVSNIVTVSQDGSGNFTNINDAISAAPDNSAPTDGYFLIYVTAGVYEEHVSINEKKMYVMMIGDGIDQTIITGSRSFVDSSTTFNSATFAVVADGFVAVNITFRNTAGAIKHQAVAVRNGADMSTFYRCSFEGYQDTLYTYSQRQFYRECDIYGTVDFIFGNAAAIFQNCNIYPRLPMSGQYNVITAQGRTQPNQKSGISIQNCAIRAADDLASSNSDVQTYLGRPWKTYSRTIYMETFMDSLINPAGWIAWSGDFALSTLYYAEYHNTGPGSITTNRVTWPTYHVIDNAGDAAKFTAANFLLADDWLPQTGVPYNGGLIREGS; encoded by the exons ATGGCTTCAAAGCTCTTCACTTTCTTTACATTTTCATATTTCGTTATCCTTGCCTTGTTTACCTCTCCATCTTATGAGGATACTTTATATAATAGCAATCCAACCCGTCTTGTCTCACCAGAAACCATTTGCGAGTCCACTCCACATCCTCACTATTGCAAAACACTGCTCCCTAACCAAACTGCCAATGTCTATGACCATTGCAGGTATTCAGTCCGAAAATCTTTGTCTCAATCCCACAAGTTTTTGAGAATGATAGACAACAATCTAAAGCGCAAATCCACCTTAACAAAATCAGCAATTCAAGCACTCAAAGATTGCAGACAACTAGCTAAACTCAACAAGGATTTCCTCTTAAGCACTTTACAAACTGTTAGCACTGGTAAAACTCTTTCTAGAAGAAAAACTGAGCACATCCACACCTTGCTTAGTGCCATTTTAACAAATGAGCAAACTTGTTTGGATGGCCTAGAAGACGCAGCTTCTACTTGGAGAATAAATAAAGGCCACACTCATCCTGTTTTAAATTACAATACTAAACTATATAGTGTCTCTTTAGCTCTTTTTACCAAGAGTTGGGTGCCTAAGAAAAGGCGAAACACAATATGGAAACCCACTAAGAAACAACTTGGTTTTCGAAACGGACACTTACCGTTAAAAATGTCAAGCAAGACACGTGCAATTTATGAGTCACTTAGTCGGAGAAAGCTAATTAAGTTACAGGGTGTTGATAATGTTGTGGTGTCTAACATCGTGACTGTGAGTCAagatggaagtggaaacttcacCAACATCAATGACGCCATTTCTGCAGCTCCAGACAATTCTGCCCCGACTGATGGGTACTTTTTGATCTATGTCACGGCTGGTGTGTACGAAGAGCATGTGTCCATTAACGAGAAGAAGATGTACGTGATGATGATAGGTGATGGTATCGATCAGACAATTATCACAGGAAGCCGCAGCTTCGTGGACAGTTCGACAACCTTCAACTCTGCAACATTTG CTGTGGTCGCAGACGGGTTTGTTGCAGTGAACATAACTTTCCGTAATACTGCCGGGGCAATTAAGCACCAAGCAGTGGCAGTTCGAAATGGGGCTGATATGTCTACATTTTATCGTTGCAGCTTTGAAGGCTACCAAGACACCTTATATACATATTCTCAGAGGCAATTCTATAGAGAGTGTGACATATATGGCACCGTAGATTTCATATTTGGCAATGCTGCGgctattttccaaaattgtaaCATATACCCACGATTGCCAATGAGTGGACAATACAATGTCATCACAGCACAAGGTCGTACTCAACCAAATCAAAAGTCAGGTATCTCAATTCAAAATTGTGCTATTAGAGCTGCCGATGATTTGGCTTCGAGCAATAGTGATGTTCAGACATACCTAGGAAGGCCATGGAAGACTTACTCTAGGACAATTTACATGGAAACTTTCATGGATAGTTTGATAAACCCTGCTGGTTGGATTGCTTGGAGTGGAGATTTCGCACTAAGCACATTGTATTATGCCGAGTATCATAACACGGGACCTGGATCAATCACTACAAACAGAGTGACTTGGCCTACATACCATGTGATTGATAATGCTGGGGATGCTGCTAAGTTCACTGCGGCTAACTTCTTGCTGGCTGATGATTGGTTGCCTCAGACAGGAGTACCTTACAATGGTGGCCTAATTCGAGAAGGTTCTTAG
- the LOC142612308 gene encoding pectinesterase inhibitor 7-like, with protein MKPITTFFFVLTLCLLIVLPQEIAANQEGVVTEQIKQACEHTAHKSLCLSTLSSDPSSQQAANLTILAQVALSIASQNASDTTDLVKTLVNDQSLEPSVQQALADCLDHYLDAAEQLDDSLAALTVGAHEDLKTWVHVAIDDAGLCDAGFKGLKENVMFHRNKVFHQLCQNALAIAEVSLSAAGK; from the coding sequence atgaagcCCATTACAACCTTTTTCTTTGTCCTTACACTGTGCCTCTTAATTGTGCTGCCACAAGAGATTGCTGCAAATCAAGAGGGTGTGGTCACCGAGCAAATTAAGCAAGCTTGTGAACACACAGCTCACAAGTCTCTGTGTCTCTCGACCCTATCGTCTGACCCAAGTAGCCAACAAGCCGCCAACCTAACAATCCTGGCTCAGGTTGCACTCTCTATCGCATCCCAAAATGCCTCAGACACCACTGACTTGGTTAAGACGTTGGTAAATGACCAGAGTTTAGAGCCTAGTGTTCAGCAAGCCCTAGCTGACTGCTTGGACCATTATCTTGACGCAGCTGAACAGCTTGATGATTCGCTTGCTGCTTTGACTGTGGGTGCCCATGAAGATCTCAAAACTTGGGTGCATGTAGCCATTGATGATGCTGGTCTATGTGACGCAGGGTTCAAGGGACTCAAGGAAAACGTGATGTTTCATAGGAACAAAGTCTTTCACCAGTTATGCCAGAATGCCTTAGCCATCGCCGAGGTCTCGCTCTCAGCAGCTGGAAAGTGA